A part of Planctomycetota bacterium genomic DNA contains:
- a CDS encoding exodeoxyribonuclease V subunit gamma yields MSSPVELIVGPAGSGKSSRVLAAYSDALAGAGPGRCLLLVPTARRRRATESRLLASQEAGVLVRPQVLTLPDLAERLLAAAGQTVRLIPALARHHLIRECLDRLGPREAALLGAVRDAPGLVEAMDALFRELKAARVEPDAFGRALTRGLRSPRNRLLAVLYADYQRALQARGVYDEAGRFWHAADLLAKGEFGPFGNLALLAVDGFQNFDPAQLDVLEALSKRAERTMITLVFDAARAKLFGVTSRTRERLRARFGKRLRETAINDPTHLSAGLERIRTHLFRLPDSADAPAPRADGSVCVVRAAGRTRETEEAARRIADLARAGAAPASVAVLVRSLDAYAALVREIFPRYGLEFRVERERRLSECPVVRAAMALVRPQADAYAYRAVARLLESSYFRPEAFGADAATARAAVRLAREANVWEGRPSWSKGLDYLKGCAARSAETADDSGEFALAPEAARERIDEIERVRGFLERLFDALALPDEATRREFADAFRRILRASGLRDAACDDPDPRRRARDSKALAAIENLLEEVARLAEDGAARISRERFLAEVAQGLDLESVAAEEPADAPVVVMDVTQSRALAFDHVFVLGLAEKEFPRRGRPHPFFDDAERDGLRGHGVDLRPAGHDAEHEMLLYYLAVTRARRSLVLSYPSLDAEGRPALASHYLEETKALFAEGSGGERLPAFAVGTRDLDMPLERHRAARELLASTLFALWGPGETHDADLHLGVLEALLGRGEAAQAALAGLAVEHERERGETFGPFDGRLAAPDILEALCRRYPAEIVMNAGRFETFGGCPFAFFASDLLDLEKTEEPSPDLGPLEVGLIYHGLLERFFSALAASKPLGGRLTESNRDAALALLRKKADEYFKHLESHGRVGSPALWQVQKKNMLRDLARLVDWHIARLGNWRPAYAEVWFGAPRGVKVSPVGSREPIALDGPHGPVRLRGRIDRIDLAAGDEPGYQVIDYKSGTSAPGETDMALGTSFQLPVYLWAAEALLAPSERGSEARAFFLPVRKPGEKGRLSAKSTPKHPDGTLAPALDRARQYIANFIEAMREGVFPVWPRYRSGCPEHCDFQGICRFAEWRLRRKWEAHPIAELEPIGDAAGGEEEDET; encoded by the coding sequence GTGTCATCACCGGTGGAACTCATCGTCGGACCGGCCGGAAGTGGCAAATCGTCGCGCGTTCTCGCGGCCTACTCGGACGCCCTCGCCGGCGCCGGTCCCGGCCGATGCCTCTTGCTCGTGCCGACCGCCCGCCGGCGCCGCGCAACCGAGAGCCGACTCCTCGCCTCGCAAGAAGCCGGCGTCCTCGTCCGCCCGCAGGTCCTGACGCTGCCGGACCTCGCCGAACGCCTCCTTGCCGCCGCCGGTCAGACGGTCCGCCTCATCCCGGCCCTCGCGCGGCACCACCTCATCCGCGAGTGCCTCGACCGCCTCGGCCCGCGCGAGGCCGCCCTCTTGGGCGCGGTCCGCGACGCCCCAGGCCTCGTGGAGGCGATGGACGCCCTGTTCCGCGAACTGAAGGCGGCGCGCGTCGAACCGGACGCCTTCGGCCGGGCCCTTACGCGAGGGCTCCGCTCGCCCAGGAACCGCCTCCTGGCGGTCCTCTACGCCGACTACCAGCGCGCCCTTCAGGCGCGCGGCGTGTACGACGAAGCCGGCCGGTTCTGGCACGCCGCCGACCTCCTCGCCAAGGGCGAGTTCGGCCCCTTCGGCAATCTCGCGCTCCTGGCCGTTGACGGGTTCCAGAACTTCGATCCGGCCCAACTCGACGTCCTCGAAGCCCTCTCGAAGCGCGCCGAACGCACGATGATCACCCTGGTGTTCGATGCGGCCCGGGCGAAACTTTTCGGCGTCACCAGCCGAACGCGCGAGCGCCTCCGGGCGCGGTTCGGCAAGCGCCTGCGTGAGACGGCCATCAACGATCCGACTCACCTCTCGGCGGGTCTGGAGCGGATTCGGACGCACCTTTTCCGCCTGCCGGACTCGGCCGACGCGCCCGCCCCCCGGGCGGACGGCTCGGTTTGCGTCGTCCGGGCGGCCGGGCGGACGCGCGAGACGGAAGAGGCCGCTCGCCGAATCGCGGACCTCGCCCGCGCGGGCGCCGCCCCCGCCTCGGTCGCGGTCCTCGTCCGGTCGCTCGACGCCTATGCGGCGCTGGTGCGCGAGATCTTTCCCAGGTACGGCCTGGAGTTCCGCGTCGAGCGGGAGCGGCGGCTGAGCGAGTGCCCCGTCGTCCGGGCCGCGATGGCGCTCGTCCGGCCGCAGGCCGACGCCTACGCGTACCGGGCGGTGGCGCGGCTTCTGGAGTCGAGTTACTTTCGCCCCGAGGCGTTTGGCGCCGACGCCGCCACCGCCCGCGCCGCCGTGCGCCTGGCGCGCGAGGCCAACGTCTGGGAAGGCCGACCGAGTTGGTCGAAGGGCCTTGATTACCTCAAGGGCTGCGCCGCCCGGAGCGCCGAGACGGCCGACGATTCGGGCGAGTTCGCGCTGGCACCGGAGGCGGCCCGCGAGCGGATCGACGAGATCGAGCGTGTGCGTGGGTTCCTCGAGCGCCTGTTCGACGCCCTCGCCCTGCCGGACGAAGCGACTCGCCGCGAGTTCGCGGACGCCTTCCGCCGGATCCTCCGCGCCTCGGGCCTCCGGGATGCCGCCTGCGACGATCCGGACCCTCGCCGCCGCGCGCGGGACTCCAAGGCGCTGGCGGCGATTGAAAACCTCCTCGAGGAAGTCGCGCGGCTGGCGGAGGACGGCGCCGCGCGGATTTCGCGCGAGCGGTTCCTGGCGGAGGTGGCCCAGGGCCTCGACCTGGAATCGGTCGCCGCCGAGGAACCGGCCGACGCCCCGGTCGTCGTGATGGACGTGACCCAGAGCCGCGCCCTCGCCTTCGACCACGTTTTCGTCCTCGGCCTGGCGGAGAAGGAGTTTCCCCGCCGGGGCCGGCCGCACCCCTTCTTCGACGATGCGGAACGCGACGGCCTTCGAGGCCACGGCGTGGACCTTCGCCCCGCCGGCCACGACGCCGAGCACGAAATGCTCCTCTACTACCTCGCGGTGACGCGGGCGCGGCGGTCGCTCGTCTTGAGTTACCCGTCGCTCGACGCCGAAGGGCGGCCCGCCCTGGCCAGCCATTACCTGGAAGAGACGAAGGCCCTGTTTGCCGAGGGAAGCGGCGGCGAACGTCTGCCGGCGTTCGCCGTCGGCACGCGCGACCTCGACATGCCGCTCGAACGCCATCGCGCGGCCCGCGAACTTCTCGCCTCGACTCTTTTCGCGCTCTGGGGGCCGGGCGAAACGCACGACGCGGATTTACACCTCGGCGTCCTGGAGGCGCTGCTGGGGCGCGGCGAGGCCGCCCAGGCCGCCCTCGCGGGCCTCGCCGTCGAACACGAGCGCGAGCGAGGCGAGACGTTCGGCCCGTTCGACGGACGCCTGGCGGCCCCGGACATCCTCGAAGCCCTCTGCCGGCGCTACCCGGCGGAGATCGTGATGAACGCCGGCCGCTTCGAGACGTTCGGCGGGTGCCCGTTCGCGTTCTTCGCCTCCGACCTCCTGGACCTCGAGAAGACGGAAGAACCCTCGCCCGACCTGGGACCTCTGGAGGTCGGCCTCATCTATCACGGCCTGCTGGAACGGTTCTTCTCGGCGCTGGCGGCATCGAAGCCGCTCGGCGGGCGCCTGACGGAATCCAACCGCGATGCCGCCCTCGCGCTCCTTCGGAAAAAGGCCGACGAGTATTTCAAGCATCTGGAATCGCACGGCCGGGTGGGCTCCCCCGCCCTTTGGCAGGTCCAGAAGAAGAACATGCTGCGGGACCTCGCGCGCCTGGTGGACTGGCACATCGCGCGGCTGGGGAACTGGCGGCCTGCGTACGCGGAGGTGTGGTTCGGCGCCCCGCGGGGCGTCAAGGTCTCTCCGGTCGGATCGCGCGAGCCGATTGCCCTCGACGGGCCGCACGGGCCCGTGCGCCTGCGCGGGCGCATCGACCGCATCGACCTCGCGGCCGGCGACGAGCCGGGCTACCAGGTCATCGACTATAAGAGCGGCACGTCGGCGCCGGGCGAGACGGACATGGCCCTCGGCACGAGTTTCCAACTGCCCGTCTATCTCTGGGCGGCCGAGGCACTCCTGGCGCCATCCGAGCGCGGCAGCGAAGCGCGCGCGTTCTTCCTGCCGGTCCGCAAGCCGGGCGAGAAGGGCCGGCTGTCCGCGAAGTCCACGCCCAAGCACCCGGACGGGACGCTCGCCCCCGCGCTGGACCGCGCCAGGCAGTACATCGCCAACTTTATCGAGGCGATGCGCGAGGGCGTCTTTCCCGTCTGGCCGCGCTACCGTAGCGGCTGCCCGGAGCACTGCGACTTCCAGGGCATCTGCCGGTTCGCCGAGTGGCGTCTGCGCCGCAAGTGGGAAGCCCACCCCATCGCCGAACTCGAGCCGATCGGTGACGCGGCCGGCGGCGAGGAGGAGGACGAGACGTGA